One part of the Parasphingorhabdus sp. SCSIO 66989 genome encodes these proteins:
- a CDS encoding sodium-translocating pyrophosphatase, translating to MTIVLIAIICGVLAVVYGIVTSRQVLAASAGNDRMQEIAGAVQEGAQAYLGRQYRTIAIVGVVVAIIVGITLGLVSAVGFLIGAVLSGVAGYIGMNISVRANVRTAQAASESLQSGLTVAFRAGAVTGMLVAGLALLAIAVFFYVLVGVMGDAPNSREVIDALVALAFGASLISIFARLGGGIFTKAADVGADLVGKVEAGIPEDDPRNPATIADNVGDNVGDCAGMAADLFETYVVTVGATMVLIALLVSGIGDELLLNLMALPLIVGGVCIITSIIGTYMVRLGSSENIMGALYKGFITTAVLSIPAIYYVTMRSLGDMNTTIGGGITGEGGFTGMDLFLSMMVGLAVTGLIIWITEYYTGTNYRPVRSIAKSSETGHGTNVIQGLAISLEATALPTVVIVIGIIIAYQLAGLIGLAFAATSMLALAGMVVALDAYGPVTDNAGGIAEMSELDESVRDKTDALDAVGNTTKAVTKGYAIGSAGLAALVLFSAYTADLGEFFPNLDVSFSLENPYVIVGLLLGALLPYLFGAMGMTAVGRAAGDVVKDVRAQFAADKGIMDGTSRPDYARTVDLVTKAAIKEMIVPSLLPVLAPIVVYFVITAVAGQANGFAALGALLLGVIVGGLFVALSMTAGGGAWDNAKKYIEDGNHGGKGSEAHKAAVTGDTVGDPYKDTAGPAVNPMIKITNIVALLMLAALAAG from the coding sequence ATGACCATTGTCTTGATCGCCATTATCTGTGGCGTGCTTGCTGTTGTTTATGGAATAGTCACTAGTCGCCAGGTGCTGGCCGCCTCAGCCGGAAATGACCGGATGCAGGAAATTGCCGGCGCCGTGCAGGAAGGTGCGCAAGCCTATCTGGGTCGCCAGTATCGCACCATTGCTATTGTCGGCGTTGTGGTTGCTATCATTGTAGGGATAACGCTGGGGCTGGTATCAGCTGTCGGCTTTTTGATCGGCGCGGTGCTGTCCGGTGTTGCCGGATATATCGGCATGAATATCTCGGTGCGTGCCAATGTTCGCACCGCACAGGCCGCCAGTGAAAGCCTGCAATCGGGTCTGACTGTGGCGTTCCGTGCTGGTGCTGTGACCGGCATGCTGGTCGCGGGCCTGGCACTGTTGGCGATTGCCGTTTTCTTCTATGTGCTTGTCGGCGTAATGGGCGATGCACCCAATAGCCGTGAAGTGATTGACGCGCTGGTCGCGCTCGCTTTCGGCGCTTCGCTGATCTCTATTTTTGCGCGTCTCGGTGGCGGTATCTTCACCAAGGCTGCTGACGTCGGCGCTGACCTTGTTGGTAAGGTTGAGGCTGGTATCCCCGAGGACGATCCGCGTAACCCGGCGACCATCGCGGACAATGTTGGTGACAATGTCGGCGACTGTGCCGGCATGGCTGCTGACCTTTTTGAGACCTATGTCGTGACCGTTGGTGCCACCATGGTGCTGATCGCGCTGCTGGTGTCGGGTATCGGAGACGAGCTGCTGCTCAACCTGATGGCGTTGCCGTTGATTGTCGGCGGTGTGTGCATCATCACCTCGATCATCGGCACCTATATGGTCCGCCTTGGCAGCTCGGAAAACATCATGGGCGCGCTTTATAAGGGCTTTATCACCACCGCGGTGCTGTCCATTCCGGCGATCTACTATGTCACCATGCGTTCGCTCGGCGATATGAACACCACCATTGGCGGCGGCATTACCGGTGAGGGCGGCTTTACCGGCATGGATCTGTTCCTGTCGATGATGGTTGGTCTGGCTGTGACCGGTTTGATCATCTGGATCACGGAATATTATACCGGCACCAATTATCGTCCGGTGCGCTCGATCGCCAAATCGTCCGAAACCGGCCATGGCACCAATGTCATTCAGGGTCTGGCGATTTCGCTTGAGGCGACCGCTTTGCCGACGGTGGTGATCGTCATCGGTATCATTATTGCCTATCAGCTGGCCGGGCTGATCGGTCTGGCCTTCGCCGCGACCTCGATGCTGGCGCTGGCCGGTATGGTGGTTGCACTCGATGCCTATGGTCCGGTGACGGACAATGCCGGCGGTATCGCCGAAATGTCAGAGCTCGATGAGAGCGTACGCGACAAGACCGATGCGCTTGATGCAGTAGGCAACACCACCAAGGCCGTGACCAAGGGCTATGCCATTGGCTCAGCGGGTCTCGCGGCTCTGGTGCTGTTCTCAGCCTATACCGCTGACCTGGGGGAATTCTTCCCGAACCTTGATGTCAGCTTCAGTCTGGAAAATCCCTATGTGATTGTCGGGCTGTTGCTCGGCGCATTGCTGCCCTATCTCTTCGGCGCCATGGGCATGACCGCTGTGGGTCGTGCTGCCGGTGACGTGGTGAAGGATGTCCGTGCACAATTTGCAGCGGACAAGGGCATTATGGACGGCACCAGCCGCCCCGACTATGCCCGCACCGTTGACTTGGTAACCAAGGCGGCGATCAAGGAAATGATCGTGCCGTCCTTGCTGCCGGTGCTGGCGCCGATTGTGGTCTATTTCGTGATTACCGCCGTCGCTGGACAGGCCAATGGCTTTGCTGCCCTCGGCGCATTGCTGCTCGGCGTGATTGTCGGCGGGTTGTTTGTCGCGCTGTCAATGACCGCAGGCGGTGGTGCTTGGGATAATGCTAAGAAATATATCGAAGACGGCAATCATGGCGGCAAGGGTTCGGAAGCCCATAAGGCGGCCGTCACCGGCGATACTGTGGGTGACCCTTATAAGGACACCGCTGGTCCTGCGGTGAACCCGATGATCAAGATCACCAATATTGTTGCCCTGCTAATGCTGGCTGCGCTGGCGGCTGGGTGA
- the thiL gene encoding thiamine-phosphate kinase, which produces MTGEAEFIDHLRHIATHPAARGLNDDTAVLPLADQTLIITHDMMVEGVHWLPNADPADVAWKLVAVNLSDLAAKGAVPLGVVLGFALAGDNDWDARFAAGLETVLAEYDVPLLGGDTVSVPADKTARALGLTALGRATCDTVPSRSGAKAGNKLYVTGAVGDARAGFLLAQSGGAGDPALLTAFHRPAPLLEQGQTLAGQVHAMMDVSDGLLLDAARMTEASGLALTIDLHAVPLSQAYIAQHGDDAEARLAAARWGDDYQLLFALPQNEKPAIAATPIGQFTDGSELSLRYGNKPYPLPEKLGYLHR; this is translated from the coding sequence ATGACCGGCGAGGCGGAGTTTATCGACCATCTGCGCCACATCGCCACGCACCCGGCGGCTCGTGGGTTGAACGACGATACCGCTGTTCTCCCGCTGGCCGATCAAACACTGATCATCACCCATGATATGATGGTTGAGGGCGTGCATTGGCTGCCCAATGCCGATCCGGCGGATGTTGCCTGGAAGTTGGTAGCGGTAAATCTCTCTGATCTGGCCGCCAAAGGGGCGGTGCCTCTGGGCGTTGTGCTGGGCTTTGCATTGGCGGGAGACAACGATTGGGATGCACGCTTTGCTGCCGGACTGGAAACGGTGTTGGCAGAATACGATGTACCTCTGCTCGGTGGTGATACGGTTTCTGTGCCTGCTGATAAGACTGCGCGGGCATTGGGCCTAACTGCTTTAGGCCGCGCCACCTGCGATACTGTGCCATCGCGCAGCGGAGCCAAAGCGGGCAATAAACTCTATGTCACCGGGGCAGTGGGCGATGCGCGTGCAGGCTTTCTGCTGGCACAATCGGGTGGGGCAGGTGATCCGGCGCTGCTTACGGCATTCCATCGCCCGGCGCCGCTACTTGAACAGGGGCAGACTCTGGCCGGACAGGTTCATGCGATGATGGATGTGTCCGATGGGCTGTTGCTGGATGCGGCGCGTATGACAGAGGCGAGCGGGCTCGCGCTGACTATAGATCTGCATGCTGTGCCGCTGTCACAAGCCTATATCGCTCAACATGGCGATGATGCCGAGGCGCGACTTGCAGCCGCCAGGTGGGGCGATGATTATCAGCTGCTTTTTGCTTTGCCGCAAAATGAGAAGCCCGCAATTGCCGCAACTCCCATAGGGCAATTCACCGATGGAAGCGAGCTGTCCTTACGCTACGGCAACAAGCCTTATCCGCTGCCGGAAAAGCTGGGTTACCTTCACCGCTGA
- the nusB gene encoding transcription antitermination factor NusB, with protein sequence MTTAPRSQSRSAARLAAVQALYQRQMENTHLPNLLREFHEHRLGAEIEDAQYADAERAFFDDLVLGVEEKRDEIDALVVERLADGWTLARLDKTMVQILRAGTYELIARPEITTGTVINEYLDIAHAFFDEREAKFVNGLLDAIAKAKRG encoded by the coding sequence ATGACCACCGCACCCCGATCCCAATCCCGCTCAGCGGCGCGCCTTGCCGCAGTGCAGGCGCTGTATCAGCGGCAGATGGAAAATACCCATTTACCCAATTTGCTGCGAGAGTTTCACGAGCATCGCCTGGGCGCGGAGATTGAGGACGCGCAATATGCCGATGCCGAGCGCGCATTCTTCGATGATCTGGTGCTGGGTGTGGAAGAAAAGCGCGATGAGATTGACGCGCTGGTGGTTGAGCGGCTGGCCGATGGCTGGACATTGGCGCGGCTCGACAAAACCATGGTGCAGATTTTGCGCGCCGGCACCTATGAACTGATCGCGCGCCCGGAAATCACCACCGGAACGGTGATCAATGAATATCTCGATATCGCCCATGCCTTTTTTGACGAGCGCGAGGCGAAGTTCGTCAACGGTCTGCTCGACGCGATTGCCAAGGCCAAGCGCGGATAG